Within the Corynebacterium afermentans subsp. lipophilum genome, the region TCGCAGAGGTGATCCAGCATCAGCGGCGCATCCGCGGTCATCTCGCGGACTTCCTCGCGCTTGTCGTCCAGCACGCGCAGCGGGTTGATCTCCGCGCGCTTGCGGGTTTCCTCATCCAACGGCAGATCGAAGAGGAACTGCTGCAGCTTCTCGCGGTACGCCGGCCGGCAGTTCCTATCGCCCAGGCTGGTCAGCTCAAGGCGGAACCCGCTCAGCCCGATAGCACGGTAGCTGCGGTCAGCCAACGCGATGACCTCAGCGTCTAGCAGCGGGTCGTCCATGCCGATGGCCTCCACGCCCACCTGCTGCAGCTGGCGGTAACGGCCGGCCTGGGGGCGCTCGTAGCGGAAGAACGGGCCGTAGTAGTTCAGCTTCACCGGAAGGTATCCGCGGTCCATGTTGTGCTCGATAAACGCGCGCATCACGCCGGCAGTGCCCTCCGGGCGCAGCGTGACGGAGCGGCCGCCGCGGTCCTCGAAGGTGTACATCTCCTTGCTCACCACGTCGGTGGACTCGCCCACACCGCGGGCGAAGAGCGTCGTGTCCTCGAACACCGGCAGCTCAATGTGTTGGTAGCCGGCGATGCGCGCCTGACGGGCAAACTCGTCGCGCACATGGATAAACGCCGCCGATTGCGGCGGCGCGTAATCCGGCACACCCTTCGGGGCGGAAAGCTTCTGAAACTGGTCGTTCTTGTTCTCGCTCACACCGGGCAAGTCTAGTCCAGCCCTCCCCCGCCCGGAGCGAGTACCCGTTTAGCGGTCCGCGTTGGCCTGGCGCAGGTACGGATTGGTTGCGCGCTCCTGCGCCACCGTCGTCGCTGGGCCGTGGCCGGGAAGCACCTGCAGCTCGTCGGCCAGGTCCCACACCGGACCGCGGAGGGACTGACGCATCTGCTCCGGGTCCGAATCAGGCAGGTCCGTACGGCCGATAGACCCGCGGAACAGCACATCGCCAGAGAAGACCACGTCGTCGGCGACAAGCATCACACAGCCCGGCGAGTGCCCCGGTGCGTGCACGACGCGCAACTCC harbors:
- the hisS gene encoding histidine--tRNA ligase produces the protein MSENKNDQFQKLSAPKGVPDYAPPQSAAFIHVRDEFARQARIAGYQHIELPVFEDTTLFARGVGESTDVVSKEMYTFEDRGGRSVTLRPEGTAGVMRAFIEHNMDRGYLPVKLNYYGPFFRYERPQAGRYRQLQQVGVEAIGMDDPLLDAEVIALADRSYRAIGLSGFRLELTSLGDRNCRPAYREKLQQFLFDLPLDEETRKRAEINPLRVLDDKREEVREMTADAPLMLDHLCDDCRAHFDAVTAALDSFGVPYVINPRMVRGLDYYTKTTFEFVHDGLGAQSGIGGGGRYDGLMAQIGGPDLSGIGYGLGVDRAVLALEAEGVELDEASHRVDVFGIAIGDEARVKMSKLIDELRAAGVSADMSYGQRGLKGSMKGADRAGARYALVLGERELEAGEVAVKNLAQHSQESVALSAEAVTQAITSAGAEI